CGACACCGTCGGTCTCAACGCCGACGTGGCGAACCTCGTCCGCCTGCACCGTCCGGTCGAGGACTGGCGGGAGCTCTTCGCGAAGACGATGCCCCACACGAACTACCTGCACGTGAAGAACTACACGCGCGACGAGGCGGGCGACGGCAGCTGGGCGACGAGTGCGCCGAGCACGATGGAGACCGGGCTCATCAACTACCGCCAGGTCCTCCGGGACGCGGTCGCCGACGGCTTCCGCGGGATCGTCATGACCGAGCAGTACGGCGGGGACAGCCTCGGCGTCTGCGCCACCAACCAGCAGTACATCCGGTCGGTGCTCGCCACGACGAGCATCGGCACGAAGCACGGAGGAGCAGTCCGATGAGCACCCTCGACATCGCCGTCGTCGGGTCCGGGTACATGGGCGGCGGGATCGCCCAGGTCCTCGCCCTCGCCGGTCACACCGTCCGCATCGCCGACGTCTCGGCCGAGATCGCGCAGCAGAACCTCGAGCGGCTGATCCGCGAGACGGGCCAGTTCGTCGCCGACGGCCTGTTCCCGGAGGACGCCGTCGCGCGGGTCACCGCGCACCTCAGTGCCGCCGAGTCGATCGAGGCCGCCGTCGCGGACGCCGACTTCATCGAGGAGGCGGTCCCCGAGAAGCTCGCGATCAAGCACGAGACCCTGCGTCGGATCAGCGCCGCCGCCCGACCCGACGCCGTCATCGGCTCGAACACGTCGACGATCCTCATCGAGAGCCTCGCCGAGGCCGTCACCGGTCCGGAGCGCTTCCTCGGCGTGCACTTCTCGAACCCGGCGCCGTTCATCCCCGGTGTCGAGCTCATCCCGCACCCCACCACCGGCGAGCACGCCGTCACCGTCGGCGAAGCAGTCGTCGCGGCGACCGGCAAGCAGTCCGCACGGGTGCAGGACTCGACCGGGTTCGTGCTGAACCGCCTGCAGTACGCCCTGTTCGAGGAAGCATCGAAGATCGCGGACGAGGGCATCGCCAGCCCCGACGACATCGACACGATCGTCCGGACGACCTTCGGGTTCCGCCTGCCCTTCTTCGGCCCGTTCGCGATCGCGGACATGGCGGGACTCGACGTCTACGCGTTCTGCTTCGAGTCGCTGCAGACCCGCTGGCCCGAGCGCTTCGCCACCCCGCCGACGCTGCAGCAGCACGTCGACGCCGGCGAGCTCGGCACGAAGACCGGATCGGGCTACCTCGACGTGCC
The sequence above is drawn from the Curtobacterium sp. MR_MD2014 genome and encodes:
- a CDS encoding 3-hydroxyacyl-CoA dehydrogenase family protein, translating into MSTLDIAVVGSGYMGGGIAQVLALAGHTVRIADVSAEIAQQNLERLIRETGQFVADGLFPEDAVARVTAHLSAAESIEAAVADADFIEEAVPEKLAIKHETLRRISAAARPDAVIGSNTSTILIESLAEAVTGPERFLGVHFSNPAPFIPGVELIPHPTTGEHAVTVGEAVVAATGKQSARVQDSTGFVLNRLQYALFEEASKIADEGIASPDDIDTIVRTTFGFRLPFFGPFAIADMAGLDVYAFCFESLQTRWPERFATPPTLQQHVDAGELGTKTGSGYLDVPADRTPELVAYRNRAYVAMQELLDELGPAPIH